A region of uncultured Draconibacterium sp. DNA encodes the following proteins:
- a CDS encoding NAD(P)H-dependent oxidoreductase subunit E: protein MPKIKLAENTVQLIKDICKEFENKESELINVLHQVQSKLGYLPAEVQEVIAKELKTSVAKVYGVVTFYSFFTMIPQGENPISICMGTACYVRGAEQVLNEFKRQLKVEVGESTEDGKFSINCLRCVGACGLAPVVTVGEKVYGRVAPTDVKKIIAEYHNR, encoded by the coding sequence ATGCCAAAAATTAAATTAGCAGAGAATACAGTACAACTCATAAAAGATATTTGTAAGGAGTTTGAAAATAAGGAAAGCGAACTGATAAATGTACTTCACCAGGTGCAAAGCAAATTGGGTTATTTGCCGGCAGAGGTGCAGGAAGTAATTGCAAAAGAGCTTAAAACATCGGTGGCAAAAGTGTACGGTGTTGTTACTTTTTACAGCTTTTTTACAATGATTCCGCAGGGCGAGAATCCAATCTCAATTTGTATGGGAACCGCTTGTTATGTTCGTGGTGCTGAGCAGGTACTTAACGAATTCAAACGCCAGCTGAAAGTAGAAGTGGGTGAGTCGACCGAAGATGGTAAATTCTCCATTAACTGCCTGCGCTGTGTGGGAGCTTGTGGTTTGGCTCCGGTGGTAACCGTTGGCGAAAAAGTATATGGCAGGGTAGCACCCACCGATGTAAAAAAGATTATCGCCGAATATCACAATCGTTAG
- a CDS encoding PAS domain S-box protein, with translation MIYDKESSLTGNIEDPAIHQKIIDALPIPIFYRDTEGIYQMCNAAHEKFTGKTKEQILGKPLHEVHVKEMADKYLAQDKELMANPDVQVYNTQVRHGDGTSHHVILNKAVIRDNENKIVGIVGSINDITELKKTEKRLEKAQETMQVSSQMIHKISSGIVMVDSNFKIVDSNEYFAKLMGEDTEELYETIPGLTGADVKGLVPDIIYKMISSVLTSGDELAERDLKFNNKLMHVSVRTLYKNKVVGVVFRDMSAPMLVQDEIINRARKINKQNIETVQKIAFLLGENAAETEELLNSIIETYRYGDDDKS, from the coding sequence ATGATTTACGATAAAGAATCGTCTCTGACCGGCAATATTGAAGACCCGGCCATTCATCAGAAAATTATTGATGCGCTGCCGATACCTATTTTTTACCGCGACACTGAAGGAATTTACCAGATGTGTAATGCCGCACACGAAAAATTTACGGGCAAAACAAAGGAACAAATACTGGGCAAACCTTTACACGAAGTTCATGTAAAAGAAATGGCCGATAAATACCTGGCGCAGGACAAAGAACTGATGGCCAACCCCGATGTGCAGGTGTACAACACTCAGGTACGGCATGGCGACGGGACCTCGCACCACGTTATTTTAAATAAAGCAGTAATCCGCGATAACGAGAATAAAATAGTTGGAATTGTTGGCTCGATCAATGACATTACCGAATTGAAAAAAACCGAGAAACGCCTGGAGAAAGCACAGGAAACAATGCAGGTTTCGTCGCAAATGATTCATAAAATATCGTCGGGAATTGTGATGGTAGACAGCAATTTTAAGATCGTAGACTCCAATGAATATTTTGCCAAACTTATGGGCGAAGACACCGAAGAACTATACGAGACCATCCCCGGACTTACCGGTGCCGATGTTAAAGGACTGGTGCCGGACATCATCTACAAAATGATCTCGAGCGTTCTTACATCGGGCGACGAACTGGCTGAACGCGATTTAAAATTTAACAATAAACTCATGCACGTTTCGGTAAGAACACTTTACAAGAACAAAGTAGTTGGCGTTGTTTTCCGCGATATGTCGGCACCAATGCTGGTACAAGACGAGATTATTAACCGTGCACGCAAAATCAACAAACAAAATATTGAAACGGTGCAAAAGATTGCCTTTCTGTTAGGCGAGAATGCGGCCGAAACCGAAGAACTGTTAAACTCCATAATTGAAACCTATCGCTATGGTGACGACGACAAATCCTGA
- a CDS encoding PHP domain-containing protein, whose translation MYKFRADLHIHTVLSPCADLEMAPRKIVEQAREAGLHIIGITDHNSTLNAKVIRDLAREKGILALTGVEVTTKEEVHCLAFFENDEALDKFQQYLEQNITRIPNPNGHFGYQPVVDENEEVLELVPYYLTSALKKGISSVQKYVYELGGIFIPAHVNRPLNGLFSHLGFVPKDLEFDAMGITGKTSEKHVRKHYELDDKISLIYNSDAHFLEQIGTRYSVFNIQELSFWEVKKALNQQDGRFVEIV comes from the coding sequence ATGTATAAATTCAGGGCCGACCTACATATTCATACCGTACTTTCGCCCTGTGCCGACCTGGAAATGGCTCCGCGTAAAATTGTGGAACAAGCCCGGGAGGCAGGATTGCATATTATTGGAATCACCGATCATAATTCAACTTTAAATGCTAAAGTAATTCGCGATTTGGCACGCGAAAAAGGAATTCTGGCACTTACCGGTGTAGAAGTTACTACCAAAGAAGAAGTGCACTGCCTTGCATTTTTCGAGAACGATGAAGCCCTTGATAAGTTTCAGCAGTATTTGGAGCAGAATATTACCCGTATCCCAAATCCCAATGGCCACTTTGGTTATCAGCCGGTTGTTGACGAAAACGAAGAGGTGTTGGAGCTGGTTCCGTATTATCTTACTTCGGCGTTGAAGAAAGGTATTTCATCGGTTCAAAAGTACGTGTACGAGTTAGGCGGTATTTTTATTCCGGCACATGTTAACCGCCCCCTAAACGGATTGTTTAGCCACCTGGGTTTTGTTCCAAAAGATCTTGAATTTGACGCCATGGGAATTACCGGAAAAACCAGCGAAAAGCATGTTCGAAAACATTATGAATTAGATGATAAAATTTCGTTAATTTATAATTCAGATGCTCATTTTTTAGAACAGATTGGCACCCGGTATTCAGTCTTTAATATTCAGGAATTATCATTTTGGGAAGTAAAAAAGGCTCTAAATCAGCAAGATGGTAGATTTGTTGAAATCGTATGA
- a CDS encoding SpoIIE family protein phosphatase — protein MVTTTNPDYHVEIEFQQKRPKGEIACGDVFQSSIIREEGRTILVLSDGIGHGIKASVLATLTSTMALKYSLLHTKPEVAARIIMETLPKSSDGKESYATFTIIELDGEGHVRIVNYDNPGILVLRNGVAMQGKEYNLTIEGEENQDKVLHCKEFTARKEDRIIFMSDGVPQSGLGNQRYPLGWGMENIEDFALNQIKRMPDISATKLARKIVNQAVMNDQFSVKDDTSCGVMYFREPRKFMLITGPPFYKIKDYDFVGRIQGFEGKKIICGGTTAEIIARELDLTVEIQHGNKNLEKLPPTAKMQGFEMVTEGILTLGKVEEILENYDSDTRLTDTTPEQIVKLLLQHDCIDIIVGTRINWAHQDPEQPLELELRKFVVKRIVKLLIHKFFKKVMIEYV, from the coding sequence ATGGTGACGACGACAAATCCTGATTACCACGTTGAAATAGAGTTCCAGCAAAAGCGACCGAAAGGAGAAATTGCCTGTGGCGACGTGTTTCAGTCGAGTATAATTCGCGAAGAAGGACGCACCATTTTAGTATTGAGCGATGGCATCGGGCACGGAATTAAAGCAAGTGTTTTGGCAACGCTTACTTCCACCATGGCTTTAAAATATTCGCTACTACACACCAAACCCGAAGTGGCCGCGCGCATTATAATGGAGACCCTGCCCAAAAGCAGCGACGGGAAAGAAAGCTATGCCACATTCACCATCATTGAGCTGGACGGCGAAGGACACGTGCGGATTGTAAATTACGACAACCCGGGAATTTTGGTGCTCAGAAACGGAGTTGCCATGCAGGGGAAAGAATACAACCTCACCATAGAGGGCGAAGAGAACCAGGACAAAGTACTGCATTGCAAGGAATTTACTGCGCGCAAAGAAGACCGTATAATTTTTATGTCGGACGGCGTGCCACAATCAGGATTAGGAAACCAGCGCTACCCGCTTGGCTGGGGAATGGAAAATATCGAGGATTTTGCACTGAACCAGATCAAACGAATGCCCGATATTTCGGCTACAAAGCTGGCACGGAAAATTGTCAACCAGGCGGTAATGAACGATCAGTTCTCGGTTAAAGACGACACCAGCTGCGGTGTAATGTATTTTCGCGAACCGCGTAAATTTATGCTGATTACCGGGCCGCCTTTCTACAAAATAAAAGACTACGATTTTGTTGGCCGCATTCAGGGCTTCGAAGGAAAGAAAATTATTTGCGGAGGAACCACCGCCGAAATTATTGCCCGCGAACTTGACCTAACAGTTGAAATCCAGCACGGCAACAAAAACCTTGAAAAATTACCGCCAACAGCAAAAATGCAGGGTTTTGAAATGGTAACAGAAGGAATCCTGACCCTTGGAAAAGTGGAAGAAATTCTTGAAAACTATGACAGTGACACCCGGCTTACTGATACCACACCTGAGCAAATTGTGAAGCTTTTACTACAGCACGATTGTATTGATATTATTGTTGGAACCCGTATTAATTGGGCGCATCAGGATCCGGAGCAACCACTGGAACTCGAACTACGAAAATTTGTAGTAAAACGTATTGTTAAGCTACTGATACACAAATTCTTTAAAAAGGT
- a CDS encoding [Fe-Fe] hydrogenase large subunit C-terminal domain-containing protein has product MKVIEKYHAITVDKDKCTGCTHCMKSCPTEAIRIRGGVAKINSDRCVDCGNCLRACPVDAFYVEQDSLEQLNKYKYRVVLFPSVMIGQFPEIYTEGKIYEALLKLGFTHIFEVEQPIGMLIDEIKHEVEKSARKPMISSFCPAIVRLIQSRYPSLVDNIVRVKAPHDLAACHAIELLTKQGVKREEIGTFYVSPCSAKMAAVKRPLGEEVSAVDGLIKMSDLYNHIMRVIEKEEKSDTAPLRKNLTLDGILWSLPRGEARHFKRNSMAVDGIHNVVKILERMENDEVPVLDFLELKSCHQGCAGGILLTGNRFLTVERLQKRSKRYPHASSIDISAVSCLGIKNKMKADPIEPRYVFALDPDRLKALEKMQKVERILCQLPGIDCGSCGAPNCHALAEDMVQGKAKMTDCIFLQNRYLNEKKIDIEKATKNLEKAWGKNRFDADCNRRGGRNEGF; this is encoded by the coding sequence ATGAAGGTTATCGAAAAATATCATGCCATAACAGTTGATAAAGATAAATGTACGGGCTGCACGCACTGCATGAAATCATGTCCAACCGAGGCAATTCGAATACGTGGGGGAGTGGCAAAAATAAATTCTGATCGTTGTGTGGATTGCGGAAACTGCCTGCGTGCATGTCCGGTTGATGCTTTTTATGTGGAGCAGGATAGTTTAGAGCAACTGAATAAATACAAATACCGGGTGGTGCTTTTTCCGTCGGTAATGATCGGCCAGTTTCCCGAAATTTATACCGAGGGGAAAATTTATGAGGCGCTGTTAAAACTGGGGTTTACGCATATTTTTGAGGTGGAACAACCTATTGGGATGCTGATCGATGAGATAAAACATGAGGTTGAGAAATCGGCCCGTAAACCAATGATTTCATCGTTTTGCCCGGCTATTGTCAGGTTGATACAATCGCGCTACCCGTCGCTGGTGGATAATATTGTGCGGGTAAAAGCACCTCACGATTTGGCGGCTTGCCACGCCATTGAATTGTTGACCAAACAAGGAGTTAAACGCGAAGAAATTGGTACTTTTTATGTGTCGCCCTGTTCGGCAAAAATGGCTGCTGTAAAACGGCCTTTGGGCGAAGAAGTTTCGGCAGTGGACGGCCTGATAAAAATGAGTGATTTGTACAATCACATCATGCGGGTAATTGAAAAGGAAGAAAAAAGCGACACCGCTCCGTTGCGCAAAAATCTAACGCTCGATGGTATCCTGTGGAGTCTTCCACGTGGCGAAGCAAGGCATTTTAAACGTAATTCGATGGCGGTTGACGGGATTCATAATGTGGTTAAAATTCTGGAGCGCATGGAAAATGATGAGGTTCCGGTGTTGGATTTCCTGGAGCTGAAATCGTGTCACCAGGGATGTGCCGGAGGGATTTTGCTTACGGGCAACCGGTTCTTAACTGTTGAACGATTGCAAAAACGATCAAAACGTTATCCGCATGCTTCATCAATCGATATTTCGGCAGTAAGCTGCCTGGGAATAAAAAATAAAATGAAAGCCGATCCTATTGAACCAAGATATGTTTTTGCACTGGATCCCGACCGGCTGAAAGCACTGGAAAAAATGCAGAAAGTAGAGCGCATTTTATGCCAGCTGCCGGGAATTGACTGCGGCAGTTGCGGTGCGCCCAACTGCCATGCGCTGGCTGAAGATATGGTGCAGGGCAAAGCAAAAATGACAGATTGTATTTTCTTACAAAACAGATACTTAAACGAGAAAAAAATAGACATCGAAAAAGCGACAAAGAACCTGGAAAAAGCCTGGGGGAAAAATCGTTTTGACGCTGACTGTAACAGAAGAGGAGGTAGAAATGAAGGTTTCTGA
- a CDS encoding DRTGG domain-containing protein, whose translation MKVSELVEKFGLKVFSGESGLENEISGGYVSDLLSDVMGNAQEGQVWITLQTHQNVMAIASLKELAAVILVKDFEPEEDTLERSNEEGIPVLGTDKATFEMAGNLFIALT comes from the coding sequence ATGAAGGTTTCTGAACTGGTTGAAAAATTTGGATTAAAAGTTTTTTCCGGCGAATCCGGATTAGAGAATGAAATTTCCGGCGGGTACGTTTCCGATTTGCTGAGCGATGTAATGGGAAATGCGCAAGAAGGGCAGGTGTGGATAACACTGCAAACGCACCAAAATGTAATGGCAATTGCCTCATTAAAAGAACTGGCAGCGGTAATTCTGGTAAAGGATTTTGAGCCCGAAGAAGATACTCTCGAACGTAGTAACGAAGAAGGAATTCCTGTACTGGGAACCGACAAAGCTACATTTGAAATGGCAGGTAATTTATTCATTGCTTTAACGTAA
- a CDS encoding NADH-dependent [FeFe] hydrogenase, group A6, with amino-acid sequence MDIVNLTIDNKPVVVKSGTTILEAASGVGMHIPTLCHMKLEDLNIENKPGGCRICVVEVEGRRNLAPACCTDVSEGMKINTHSMRVINARRTVMELILSDHPFDCLICAKSGNCDLQDMAHNLGIREIHYKGEQSTYREDTSPAIIREVDKCIMCRRCETMCNEVQTVGVLSAINRGFESVVSPAFEMNLDHSECTYCGQCVAVCPTGALTEVDETGKVIRALSDPTKTVIVQTAPAVRAALGEEFGMEAGSLVTGKLVAALRRLGFDHVFDTDFAADLTIMEEGTELLNRLGKHLAGDKDVKLPILTSCCPAWVKFFEHQFPEMKDIPSTARSPQQMFGAIAKTYFADQLGIKREDLVVVSIMPCVAKKYECGRDEFKTNDNPDVDHAITTRELAALIKLSNIEFKSLPNEDFDNPLGESTGAGVIFGTTGGVIEAAVRTAYEVHTKKELPKLDFDELRGMEGIREATIDFDGLPIKIGIAHGLGNARKLLEDIQAGNSEFHAIEIMSCPGGCIGGGGQPYHHGDAGILKKRQAALYQEDKNKTLRKSHENPHIIELYEKFLGEPMSEKAHHLLHTKYFDRT; translated from the coding sequence ATGGATATAGTAAATCTTACAATAGATAATAAACCGGTTGTGGTAAAATCAGGAACCACAATTCTGGAAGCGGCATCGGGTGTTGGCATGCATATTCCAACGCTGTGCCACATGAAACTTGAAGACCTGAATATTGAAAACAAACCGGGTGGCTGCCGTATTTGTGTGGTAGAGGTGGAAGGAAGAAGAAACCTGGCACCGGCTTGTTGCACCGATGTGAGTGAAGGAATGAAGATTAACACGCACTCGATGCGGGTGATAAATGCGCGCAGAACGGTTATGGAGTTGATTCTTTCCGATCATCCTTTTGATTGTTTGATCTGTGCTAAATCGGGTAACTGCGATTTGCAGGATATGGCGCACAATCTCGGAATTCGCGAAATTCATTATAAAGGTGAGCAGTCGACTTACCGCGAAGATACTTCACCGGCCATTATTCGCGAGGTGGACAAATGTATTATGTGCCGCCGTTGCGAAACCATGTGTAACGAAGTGCAAACCGTTGGTGTTTTATCTGCCATTAATCGTGGTTTCGAATCGGTTGTTTCACCGGCTTTCGAAATGAACCTCGATCATTCGGAGTGTACGTATTGTGGTCAGTGTGTGGCCGTTTGTCCAACCGGAGCATTAACCGAAGTTGACGAAACCGGAAAAGTAATTCGTGCGCTTTCCGATCCTACAAAAACGGTAATCGTACAAACCGCTCCTGCGGTTCGCGCTGCTTTGGGCGAGGAGTTTGGAATGGAAGCCGGTTCGCTGGTTACCGGAAAACTGGTAGCCGCTTTGCGCCGTTTGGGTTTCGATCATGTTTTTGATACCGACTTTGCCGCCGACCTTACCATTATGGAAGAAGGAACGGAATTGCTGAATCGTTTGGGAAAACATTTGGCAGGCGATAAAGATGTAAAACTTCCTATTCTTACTTCATGCTGTCCGGCGTGGGTGAAATTCTTCGAACACCAATTCCCGGAAATGAAAGATATTCCTTCAACTGCACGATCGCCACAGCAAATGTTTGGTGCTATTGCCAAAACCTATTTTGCCGATCAGTTGGGAATTAAACGCGAGGATTTGGTTGTAGTTTCGATTATGCCATGCGTGGCTAAAAAATACGAGTGTGGTCGCGATGAGTTTAAAACCAATGATAATCCGGATGTTGATCATGCTATTACAACCCGTGAGTTGGCAGCACTGATCAAACTTTCAAATATTGAATTTAAATCACTGCCAAACGAAGACTTTGATAATCCATTGGGTGAATCAACAGGTGCCGGAGTAATCTTCGGAACAACCGGCGGTGTAATCGAGGCAGCAGTTCGTACGGCGTATGAAGTACATACCAAAAAGGAATTACCAAAATTAGATTTTGATGAACTGCGTGGTATGGAAGGAATTCGCGAAGCGACTATCGATTTTGACGGCTTGCCAATAAAAATTGGTATCGCCCACGGTTTGGGTAACGCACGTAAACTGCTGGAAGATATTCAGGCAGGAAACAGCGAGTTCCATGCCATTGAAATTATGAGCTGTCCCGGCGGATGTATCGGTGGTGGAGGACAACCTTATCATCACGGCGATGCGGGCATTTTGAAAAAACGACAAGCAGCCCTGTATCAGGAAGACAAGAATAAAACGCTGCGTAAGTCGCACGAGAATCCACATATTATTGAGTTGTATGAAAAGTTCCTGGGTGAACCGATGAGCGAAAAAGCGCATCATCTGTTGCACACCAAGTATTTCGACAGGACTTAG
- a CDS encoding NADH-quinone oxidoreductase subunit NuoF: protein MTDYKMHLLICGGTGCKASESDEIKNRLNQLINEHGLADEVQVVLTGCFGFCEKGPIIKVLPDNTFYVQVTPHDVVEIVEEHIVKGRPVKRLLYTDPNSAEQISDSKGMDFYKKQIRIALKNCGFINPENIDEYIARDGYQALGKCLSELSPEEVIKEVKDSGLRGRGGGGFPTGLKWEITKNVENDQKYVVCNADEGDPGAFMDRSILEGDPHSVLEAMAICGYCIGADKGLVYIRAEYPLAIQRLKTAIKQAEEYGLIGDDILGTGFNFHIELRYGAGAFVCGEETALIHSMEGLRGEPTFKPPFPSVSGYMGKPTNVNNVETFANIPVILNKGAEWFSKIGTEKSKGTKVFALAGKINNVGLIEVPMGTTLREVIYDIGGGIKDGKEFKAVQTGGPSGGCLTKDSLDIPIDYDNLLASGSMMGSGGMIVMDESDCMVSIAKFYLDFTLEESCGKCTPCRVGNKRLYELLDKITQGKGEEQDIEKLKDLSVVIKDTALCGLGQTSPNPVLSTINNFEHEYMAHVHDGKCPAGQCKSLLRYDIVEDLCTGCTLCFRNCPVGAISGERRAPHFIDQTLCIKCGVCFEKCKFNAITLT, encoded by the coding sequence ATGACTGATTATAAAATGCATCTTTTAATTTGTGGCGGTACCGGGTGTAAAGCATCGGAAAGCGACGAAATTAAAAACAGGCTAAACCAGCTGATTAATGAACACGGACTCGCAGATGAAGTTCAGGTGGTACTGACCGGTTGTTTTGGTTTTTGCGAAAAAGGACCCATTATAAAAGTATTACCCGACAACACTTTTTATGTACAGGTTACGCCACACGATGTGGTTGAAATTGTAGAGGAGCATATTGTAAAAGGCCGGCCGGTAAAGCGTTTGTTATATACCGATCCTAACAGCGCTGAGCAGATCAGTGATTCAAAAGGCATGGATTTCTACAAAAAACAAATCCGTATTGCCTTAAAGAACTGTGGTTTTATCAATCCCGAAAATATCGACGAATATATTGCCCGCGATGGTTACCAGGCTTTGGGGAAATGTTTGTCGGAGCTGTCACCCGAGGAGGTTATAAAAGAAGTGAAAGACTCTGGTTTGCGTGGTCGTGGTGGTGGTGGTTTCCCTACAGGATTAAAATGGGAGATCACGAAAAATGTAGAGAACGACCAGAAGTACGTGGTGTGTAATGCCGACGAGGGTGACCCCGGTGCATTTATGGACCGCTCCATTCTTGAGGGTGATCCACATTCTGTATTGGAGGCAATGGCCATTTGCGGTTATTGTATTGGGGCCGATAAGGGACTGGTTTATATCCGTGCCGAATATCCGTTGGCAATTCAACGTTTAAAAACTGCCATTAAACAAGCCGAAGAATATGGTTTAATTGGCGATGATATTTTAGGAACCGGGTTTAATTTTCATATTGAATTACGCTATGGTGCCGGAGCTTTTGTTTGTGGCGAAGAAACCGCGCTGATTCACTCCATGGAAGGTTTACGTGGGGAGCCAACATTCAAACCGCCGTTCCCATCCGTTTCAGGGTACATGGGAAAACCGACCAACGTAAATAACGTGGAAACCTTTGCAAACATTCCGGTAATTCTAAATAAAGGCGCCGAATGGTTCAGTAAAATCGGTACGGAAAAATCAAAAGGGACAAAAGTGTTTGCCCTGGCCGGAAAGATCAACAATGTAGGTTTGATTGAAGTGCCAATGGGAACAACACTGCGCGAAGTGATTTATGATATTGGCGGTGGGATTAAAGACGGAAAAGAGTTTAAAGCTGTTCAAACCGGTGGACCGTCAGGTGGATGTTTAACGAAAGATTCGCTGGATATTCCAATCGATTACGATAACCTGCTGGCATCCGGATCGATGATGGGATCGGGTGGTATGATCGTAATGGATGAGAGCGATTGTATGGTTTCCATCGCGAAATTCTATTTGGATTTTACCTTGGAAGAGTCGTGCGGAAAATGTACACCATGCCGTGTTGGGAACAAGCGTCTTTACGAATTGCTGGATAAAATTACCCAGGGCAAAGGAGAAGAACAGGATATTGAAAAGTTGAAAGATTTAAGTGTGGTTATTAAAGATACGGCACTTTGTGGTTTGGGGCAGACTTCGCCTAACCCGGTGCTTTCAACCATAAATAATTTCGAACACGAATATATGGCTCACGTACATGACGGTAAATGTCCGGCGGGTCAGTGTAAATCGTTGTTGCGTTACGATATTGTTGAAGATCTGTGTACCGGTTGTACACTTTGTTTCCGCAATTGCCCGGTAGGAGCTATTTCCGGCGAGCGCCGTGCACCGCATTTTATTGATCAGACATTGTGTATCAAGTGTGGCGTGTGTTTCGAAAAATGTAAATTCAATGCAATAACCCTAACCTAA
- a CDS encoding ATP-binding protein yields MKLEFDIASGDFSKAGRASSRIKKMLKQLQVDPKVIKRIVVAIYEAEVNVVAHSVGGKMRAEIDGTGITVVVQDNGPGIEDIEKAMQEGYSTATKAVRNMGFGAGMGLPNINRNTDEFTIESEVGEGTVLTFRNNF; encoded by the coding sequence ATGAAGCTGGAATTCGACATAGCGAGTGGCGATTTTAGTAAGGCCGGAAGAGCTTCGAGCCGAATAAAAAAAATGCTGAAACAACTGCAGGTTGATCCGAAAGTGATCAAACGAATTGTGGTGGCCATTTACGAAGCCGAGGTAAATGTTGTTGCTCACTCTGTTGGAGGGAAAATGCGCGCTGAAATCGACGGAACAGGAATTACGGTGGTCGTACAGGATAACGGGCCTGGTATTGAAGATATTGAAAAAGCAATGCAGGAAGGCTACTCAACCGCTACCAAAGCCGTTCGGAATATGGGATTTGGTGCCGGAATGGGCTTGCCCAATATTAACCGGAATACCGATGAGTTCACGATTGAAAGCGAAGTAGGAGAGGGAACAGTATTAACTTTCAGAAATAATTTTTAG
- a CDS encoding (2Fe-2S) ferredoxin domain-containing protein, translating into MTKIKSLADLRKMKEEAQSKIKLRENSTNPDQVVQVKVGMATCGIASGAKETMKYFVEELEQEAIDAVVTQTGCMGYCYAEPTVEVKLPGKEPLVYGHVDKEKVHEIIDKYIKRGELVDGIIPVSFKTIDD; encoded by the coding sequence ATGACTAAAATTAAATCATTGGCTGATCTTCGGAAGATGAAAGAAGAAGCGCAGTCAAAAATCAAACTCAGGGAAAATAGTACTAACCCTGATCAGGTTGTGCAAGTTAAAGTGGGAATGGCCACTTGTGGTATTGCATCAGGTGCAAAAGAAACCATGAAGTATTTTGTGGAAGAGCTGGAACAGGAAGCCATTGACGCGGTTGTTACTCAAACCGGATGTATGGGCTACTGTTATGCGGAACCGACTGTTGAAGTAAAATTGCCGGGAAAAGAACCGCTGGTTTACGGACATGTTGACAAAGAAAAGGTTCACGAAATAATTGATAAGTACATAAAACGTGGTGAGCTGGTTGACGGTATAATTCCTGTAAGTTTTAAAACCATTGACGACTAA
- a CDS encoding ATP-binding protein produces the protein MKTLSDHILDIVQNSVSAKATLIEIIVEEDKIADLCSLIIRDNGCGMSKETLAKAINPFFTSRTTRKVGLGIPLLKHNAEAAGGSFSLESELNVGTVLTARFQLSNIDRPPLGDIWETLYLMFLSYTDGNLVYQHKTAKGEFKLSSDELKEVLGDVSYQQKEIREGILELIKSNLEEIEVTK, from the coding sequence ATGAAAACACTCTCTGATCATATTCTGGATATTGTGCAGAACTCCGTAAGCGCAAAAGCGACATTGATTGAAATCATAGTTGAGGAGGATAAAATAGCAGACCTTTGTTCACTAATAATCAGAGACAACGGCTGCGGAATGAGCAAAGAAACGCTGGCCAAAGCCATTAATCCGTTCTTTACATCGCGAACTACCCGAAAAGTGGGTTTAGGTATTCCGCTATTGAAGCATAATGCCGAGGCTGCAGGGGGCAGTTTTTCACTCGAATCGGAGTTAAATGTGGGTACTGTTTTAACAGCCCGTTTTCAGCTTTCGAATATCGACCGGCCGCCGTTAGGCGATATTTGGGAAACCCTGTACCTGATGTTTTTAAGTTACACCGATGGAAATTTGGTGTACCAGCACAAAACAGCAAAGGGCGAGTTCAAGCTAAGTTCCGATGAGTTGAAAGAAGTGCTTGGCGATGTTTCGTATCAGCAAAAGGAAATACGCGAAGGGATTTTGGAATTGATAAAATCGAATTTAGAGGAAATAGAGGTAACGAAATAA
- a CDS encoding four helix bundle protein has protein sequence MKLEDLVVYKLAMEIGEEVFAIVDKWESFDKWTTGKQLVEAADSMASNISEGFGRYFFKENKQFQYYSRGSQSETRTWLQKARNRDLIDEVTHLHLMSKLDELGKRHNSYIKSIGSSNSDQ, from the coding sequence ATGAAGTTAGAAGATTTAGTTGTTTATAAGCTGGCAATGGAAATTGGAGAAGAAGTATTTGCTATTGTTGATAAATGGGAAAGCTTTGATAAATGGACAACCGGAAAGCAGTTAGTGGAAGCAGCTGACTCTATGGCTTCAAATATCTCAGAAGGATTCGGGAGATACTTTTTTAAAGAGAATAAGCAGTTTCAGTATTATTCCAGAGGATCTCAAAGTGAGACACGAACCTGGCTGCAAAAAGCCAGAAACAGAGACCTGATCGATGAGGTGACTCATCTTCATTTAATGTCAAAATTGGACGAACTTGGAAAGAGACACAATAGTTACATTAAATCTATTGGGAGCAGCAACAGTGACCAGTAA